Proteins from a genomic interval of Corynebacterium freiburgense:
- a CDS encoding GmrSD restriction endonuclease domain-containing protein, translating into MAGACASLVVVLGVLLHGCAPLPIEPGGPAAPGPQSFPDLDALPVKGRAPKTGYERELFGQAWTDDVTVEGGRNGCDTRNDILRRDLVDITLKPGTSDCVVLTGTLIDPYTTHQIAFQRGEHTSPAVQIDHIVSLSNAWQTGAQQLTPEQRRDFANDPRNLIAVDGPTNQHKGDGDAATWLPPNKAFRCEYIQRQITVKTHYGLWVTQAEKDAMARVLTTCNTETPGEIPAPAPEDEPLYRNCKEAWHAGVAPIHKGQPGYRTDMDGDGDGIACEPRR; encoded by the coding sequence ATGGCGGGCGCTTGTGCGTCACTAGTGGTAGTACTCGGGGTTTTGCTTCATGGATGTGCCCCGCTTCCGATCGAACCGGGTGGGCCGGCAGCCCCTGGCCCACAGTCGTTTCCGGATCTTGATGCCTTGCCGGTTAAAGGACGCGCCCCCAAAACCGGTTATGAACGGGAGCTCTTCGGCCAGGCTTGGACCGACGACGTGACCGTTGAAGGCGGCCGAAATGGTTGCGATACCAGGAATGATATTCTCCGACGTGATCTGGTTGATATTACGTTAAAGCCTGGAACCAGCGATTGCGTAGTGCTTACCGGCACATTGATCGACCCTTACACCACCCATCAAATCGCTTTCCAGCGTGGCGAGCATACTTCTCCTGCGGTACAAATCGACCATATTGTGTCCTTATCCAATGCATGGCAAACAGGTGCACAACAGCTCACGCCGGAACAACGCCGCGATTTCGCCAATGATCCCCGCAATCTTATCGCCGTCGACGGCCCAACAAACCAGCATAAAGGCGACGGAGATGCCGCGACTTGGCTCCCACCGAATAAAGCCTTCCGTTGTGAATACATACAACGCCAAATCACTGTAAAAACCCACTATGGTTTATGGGTCACACAAGCGGAAAAAGACGCCATGGCGCGTGTATTAACCACCTGCAACACCGAGACACCTGGCGAAATACCAGCCCCCGCACCTGAAGACGAACCGCTTTATCGAAACTGCAAAGAGGCGTGGCATGCGGGCGTCGCTCCAATCCATAAAGGTCAACCCGGCTATCGAACCGACATGGACGGCGACGGTGACGGCATCGCATGTGAACCTCGCCGATGA
- a CDS encoding TIGR04053 family radical SAM/SPASM domain-containing protein, which yields MSHAPVVRTVRHDINTKPFIVIWEVTRACSLVCKHCRADAQHEPNPKQLTTEQGFALLENLASYDKPRPLLVLTGGDPFERGDLEQLVAYGTGLGLNVSLSPSVTPKLTVERITGLREAGAKAMSMSLDGATAATHDAFRGFPGTFEQTLAMAPEINKLGYRLQINSTLTRSNIHEAPALLKQVMDMGAKMWYVFFLVPTGRGAALNCLDPQEREDVLHWLADVSTRIAIKTTEAPQYRRVVIQNKQGVPFTGGELYQQLTEETTKLLGAQPINPRPPRAPMAVNSGSGFAFIDHIGDVYPNGFLPLHCGNVTETDFHTIYSDSPVFQALRDPDNWHGKCSVCEFHGVCGGSRSTAFAVTGDYRASDPTCAYIPEAWKQAS from the coding sequence ATGTCCCATGCGCCAGTGGTTCGCACAGTCCGGCATGACATTAATACCAAACCGTTTATTGTAATTTGGGAGGTCACCAGGGCTTGCAGCTTGGTATGCAAGCATTGTCGGGCAGACGCCCAGCACGAACCTAATCCAAAACAGCTCACCACCGAGCAGGGCTTTGCCTTGCTGGAGAACCTAGCGTCATATGACAAGCCTCGCCCGCTGCTTGTTCTTACCGGCGGCGATCCGTTCGAGCGCGGCGATCTCGAACAATTAGTCGCTTATGGTACCGGCCTTGGGCTCAATGTTTCCCTTTCACCTTCGGTCACCCCAAAGCTCACAGTTGAACGTATTACTGGTTTGCGGGAAGCCGGGGCAAAAGCAATGTCTATGTCATTAGACGGAGCAACTGCCGCCACACACGACGCATTTCGTGGTTTTCCTGGAACATTTGAGCAAACACTCGCTATGGCGCCAGAGATCAATAAACTTGGCTACCGTTTGCAAATCAATTCCACGCTTACTCGAAGCAATATTCATGAAGCCCCTGCGCTATTAAAGCAGGTCATGGATATGGGAGCGAAAATGTGGTACGTGTTCTTTTTAGTCCCCACGGGCCGCGGAGCAGCCTTGAATTGCCTCGACCCACAAGAACGTGAGGATGTCTTACATTGGCTTGCGGATGTATCCACCCGCATTGCTATTAAAACCACAGAAGCCCCGCAATACCGGCGCGTGGTGATCCAAAATAAGCAAGGGGTACCTTTTACCGGCGGAGAGCTATACCAACAGCTCACCGAAGAGACCACCAAGCTCCTTGGTGCTCAGCCGATTAATCCGCGCCCACCGCGTGCTCCTATGGCGGTAAATTCCGGATCAGGATTCGCATTTATTGACCATATTGGGGACGTATATCCCAATGGTTTTCTGCCCTTGCACTGTGGGAATGTTACGGAAACAGACTTCCACACTATCTACAGCGATTCCCCGGTATTCCAAGCCTTGCGTGACCCGGATAATTGGCATGGCAAATGTAGTGTGTGCGAGTTTCATGGCGTATGTGGTGGTTCCCGTTCCACGGCTTTTGCAGTTACTGGTGATTATCGCGCATCCGACCCGACCTGCGCATATATCCCCGAGGCTTGGAAGCAGGCAAGTTAA
- a CDS encoding ribose-5-phosphate isomerase — MRVYLGADHAGFEMKNVIAEHLKEIGHEVIDCGAHTYDADDDYPAFCIEAALRTVNDPGALGIVLGGSGNGEQIAANKVKGARCALAWSEETARLAREHNNAQLIGIGGRMHSQEEVLAIVDAFLDQEWSKAERHQRRIDILADYEKTGIAPAVPE; from the coding sequence ATGCGCGTTTACCTTGGAGCAGACCATGCTGGTTTTGAAATGAAAAATGTGATTGCTGAGCACCTCAAGGAAATTGGACACGAGGTTATCGATTGCGGTGCTCACACATATGACGCAGATGATGATTATCCAGCGTTTTGTATAGAAGCGGCATTGCGTACCGTCAATGATCCAGGTGCACTTGGCATTGTTTTGGGTGGTTCTGGCAATGGTGAGCAAATTGCCGCTAATAAGGTCAAAGGCGCTCGTTGCGCATTAGCATGGTCTGAGGAGACGGCCCGGCTTGCCCGGGAACATAATAATGCCCAGCTTATTGGCATTGGTGGGCGGATGCATTCGCAAGAAGAAGTTTTAGCTATTGTGGACGCATTCCTTGATCAAGAATGGAGCAAAGCAGAACGCCATCAGCGGCGCATTGATATTCTTGCGGATTATGAAAAAACTGGAATTGCTCCAGCCGTACCTGAATAG